One Actinospica robiniae DSM 44927 genomic region harbors:
- a CDS encoding ABC transporter permease produces MSAPTVPAALPSAPAEEALAHRKKRNVLPYVLLAPGVLWLIVFFLIPIITAVSASVQTGSLDMGFNVTWDWSNYSTTFSKYSTEVWHSLEYSVACTVICLILGYPLAYFIAFRGGRWKNLLMALVIAPAFTSFLIRTVAWETILSDHGWVTRVLMDLKVTNVMVHMGLLTNSHQLLNTPFSVIFGMVYNFLPFTVLPLYTSLEKIDSRLHEASADLYCSGLRTWRHVTWPLSLPGVVGGTLLTFIPAVGDYINAYMLGGPNTHVIGSVIENEALRDVFGYPVASAMGVMLTAATLIIVLTYVKKAGSEDLL; encoded by the coding sequence GTGAGCGCCCCGACCGTTCCGGCCGCGCTGCCGAGCGCGCCCGCCGAGGAAGCGCTCGCGCACCGGAAGAAGCGCAACGTACTGCCGTACGTGCTGCTCGCGCCGGGCGTGCTGTGGCTCATCGTGTTCTTCCTCATCCCGATCATCACGGCGGTCTCGGCCTCGGTCCAGACCGGAAGCCTGGACATGGGCTTCAACGTCACCTGGGACTGGTCGAACTACAGCACCACGTTCTCGAAGTACAGCACCGAGGTCTGGCACTCGCTGGAGTACTCGGTCGCCTGCACGGTGATCTGCCTGATCCTCGGCTACCCGCTGGCCTACTTCATCGCCTTCCGCGGCGGCAGGTGGAAGAACCTGCTGATGGCGCTGGTGATCGCGCCCGCCTTCACCAGCTTCCTGATCCGCACGGTCGCCTGGGAGACGATCCTGTCCGACCACGGGTGGGTGACCCGGGTGCTGATGGACCTGAAGGTCACCAACGTGATGGTGCACATGGGCCTGCTGACCAACAGCCACCAGCTGCTCAACACGCCGTTCTCGGTGATCTTCGGCATGGTCTACAACTTCCTGCCGTTCACCGTGCTCCCGCTCTACACGTCGCTGGAGAAGATCGATTCGCGGCTGCACGAGGCCAGCGCGGACCTGTACTGCTCCGGCTTGCGCACCTGGCGCCACGTCACCTGGCCACTCTCCCTCCCGGGCGTGGTCGGCGGCACGCTGCTCACCTTCATCCCGGCGGTCGGCGACTACATCAACGCCTACATGCTGGGCGGGCCCAACACCCACGTCATCGGCTCCGTCATCGAGAACGAGGCGCTGCGCGACGTGTTCGGCTATCCGGTCGCCTCGGCCATGGGCGTCATGCTCACGGCCGCCACCCTCATCATCGTGCTCACCTACGTCAAGAAGGCCGGATCGGAGGACCTGCTCTAA
- a CDS encoding ABC transporter ATP-binding protein, whose product MAMTTLNAVGDLRLTGLTKRFGSFTAVDQLDLTIPQGSFFALLGASGCGKTTTLRMVSGLEDPSAGRIYLGDTEVTHTKPYKRPVNTVFQNYALFPHLSIYENVAFGLRRRGVKDVKPQVEQMLALVELGHLGKRKPTQLSGGQQQRVAVARALINQPQVLLLDEPLGALDLKLRRQMQIELKRIQTEVGLTFVHVTHDQEEAMTMADTIAVMNAGRIEQLGSPEELYENPATTFVANFLGQSNLVVGTVASKGDVVAVEAHGHRLTVPAARCRAASDAVIVGVRPEKVALLAAGTEAPADRNVLTGGVVTDASFIGVSTQYLVKMPWGQELSVFEQNMGKEIFRPGTEVSLVWDPSQTFGLDGRQDIEAGADIDDEAAK is encoded by the coding sequence ATGGCGATGACTACTCTCAACGCGGTCGGCGATCTGCGACTGACCGGACTGACCAAGCGTTTCGGCTCGTTCACCGCGGTGGACCAGCTCGACCTGACCATCCCGCAGGGCTCGTTCTTCGCCCTGCTCGGCGCATCCGGCTGCGGCAAGACCACCACCCTGCGGATGGTCTCCGGCCTCGAGGACCCGAGCGCCGGCCGGATATACCTGGGCGACACGGAAGTCACCCACACCAAGCCGTACAAGCGCCCGGTCAACACCGTCTTCCAGAACTACGCGCTCTTCCCGCACCTGAGCATCTACGAGAACGTGGCCTTCGGCCTGCGCCGGCGCGGCGTGAAGGACGTCAAGCCGCAGGTCGAGCAGATGCTCGCGCTGGTCGAGCTCGGCCACCTGGGCAAGCGCAAGCCGACCCAGCTCTCCGGCGGACAGCAGCAACGCGTCGCGGTCGCCCGCGCCCTGATCAACCAGCCGCAGGTGCTGCTGCTCGACGAGCCGCTCGGCGCGCTCGACCTGAAGCTGCGCCGGCAGATGCAGATCGAGCTCAAGCGCATCCAGACCGAGGTCGGCCTGACCTTCGTGCACGTCACCCACGACCAGGAGGAGGCCATGACCATGGCCGACACCATCGCGGTGATGAACGCGGGCCGGATCGAGCAGCTCGGCTCGCCCGAGGAGCTCTACGAGAACCCGGCCACCACCTTCGTGGCCAACTTCCTCGGCCAGTCCAACCTGGTCGTGGGCACCGTGGCGAGCAAGGGCGACGTGGTCGCGGTCGAGGCCCACGGGCACCGGCTGACCGTCCCCGCCGCCCGCTGCCGCGCCGCCTCGGACGCCGTGATCGTCGGCGTGCGGCCGGAGAAGGTCGCGCTGCTCGCCGCGGGCACCGAGGCCCCGGCCGACCGCAACGTGCTGACCGGCGGCGTCGTCACCGACGCCTCGTTCATCGGCGTCTCCACCCAGTACCTGGTGAAGATGCCGTGGGGCCAGGAGCTGTCGGTGTTCGAGCAGAACATGGGCAAGGAGATATTCCGGCCGGGCACCGAGGTCTCGCTGGTGTGGGACCCGAGCCAGACCTTCGGCCTCGACGGCCGCCAGGACATCGAGGCCGGCGCCGACATCGACGACGAGGCGGCCAAGTGA
- a CDS encoding polyamine ABC transporter substrate-binding protein, whose protein sequence is MPPAIPSPDPDEIQERRSVLARAAEAGAMRRTSHTYAASSALSRRNLLRAGAFGGLAVAGAGALSACGVDPKYPVVPMSVSTGRAGVDYSDVEKVVNFHNWGSYIDVLDDTHTSDHPTLDAFTKKYGIKVNYVEDITDNNEYYTKIDRSLSAGKDTGDDIMVFSDYMIPILRYYNYIQKLDLSNIPNHKNALPEILNDPIDPGRKFTLPWAYGYTTIAYNKDIVKEPVNSIKELFERPDLRGKVVLFAEMEDTIAFALLALGKDPQSFTDAEFSDALAYTAQARSSGQVRQFMGQDYISSFSQGNIGATMAYSGDVAQLGQDNLVTVDLPTEGMLSWSDNMCVPNFARHKKNAELLMNWYYNPDIAAQLDDWIDYLPCVDGAAEALQELDPDTASSPLIVPTAKMKAGAKGFMNLNVDQLNSYTTRFQQITG, encoded by the coding sequence ATGCCCCCTGCGATACCGTCCCCCGATCCGGACGAGATCCAAGAGCGCCGGTCCGTCCTCGCCCGCGCGGCCGAGGCCGGCGCGATGCGGCGCACCAGCCACACCTATGCCGCGTCCTCGGCCCTGAGCCGGCGCAACCTGCTGCGGGCCGGAGCCTTCGGCGGCCTCGCGGTGGCCGGCGCCGGCGCGCTGAGCGCGTGCGGCGTGGACCCGAAGTACCCGGTGGTGCCGATGTCCGTGTCCACCGGCCGCGCCGGGGTGGACTACTCGGACGTCGAGAAAGTCGTGAACTTCCACAACTGGGGCTCGTACATCGACGTCCTCGACGACACGCACACGAGCGACCACCCGACCTTGGACGCGTTCACCAAGAAGTACGGGATCAAGGTCAACTACGTCGAGGACATCACCGACAACAACGAGTACTACACCAAGATCGACCGCAGCCTGTCCGCGGGCAAGGACACCGGCGACGACATCATGGTCTTCTCGGACTACATGATCCCGATCCTGCGGTACTACAACTACATCCAGAAGCTGGACCTCTCGAACATCCCGAACCACAAGAACGCGCTGCCCGAGATCCTCAACGATCCGATCGACCCGGGCCGCAAGTTCACCCTCCCCTGGGCCTACGGCTACACCACGATCGCCTACAACAAGGACATCGTGAAGGAGCCGGTCAACTCCATCAAGGAGCTGTTCGAGCGACCGGACCTGCGCGGCAAGGTGGTGCTGTTCGCCGAGATGGAGGACACCATCGCGTTCGCTCTGCTCGCCCTCGGCAAGGACCCGCAGAGCTTCACCGACGCGGAGTTCTCCGACGCCCTCGCCTACACCGCCCAGGCCCGCAGCAGCGGCCAGGTGCGCCAGTTCATGGGCCAGGACTACATCAGCTCCTTCAGCCAGGGCAACATCGGCGCGACCATGGCCTACTCCGGCGACGTCGCCCAGCTCGGCCAGGACAACCTGGTGACGGTCGACCTGCCCACCGAGGGCATGCTCTCGTGGTCCGACAACATGTGCGTCCCGAACTTCGCCCGGCACAAGAAGAACGCCGAGCTGCTGATGAACTGGTACTACAACCCGGACATCGCCGCCCAGCTCGACGACTGGATCGACTACCTGCCCTGCGTCGACGGTGCGGCGGAGGCGCTGCAGGAGCTCGACCCGGACACCGCGAGCAGCCCGCTGATCGTGCCCACGGCCAAGATGAAGGCCGGGGCCAAGGGCTTCATGAACCTGAACGTGGACCAGCTCAACTCGTACACCACCCGTTTCCAGCAGATCACCGGCTGA
- a CDS encoding gamma-aminobutyraldehyde dehydrogenase gives MHQYIAGRLEDGTGSDELAVLDPATGRVVAASTHAGPADVERAVAAARAAQPGWAAATPGERSALMHKLAVILDGRSAELARLETSQTGKPIRLTTNFDVPGTVDNVAFFAGAARHLEGKAQAEYSGLHASSIRREPIGVVGSIAPWNYPLQMAAWKILPAIAAGNTIVLKPAEITPLTALAFAEACTEAGLPDGVVNVVTGRGRIAGEALISHPGVDMVSFTGSTPVGKRIAEIAAQSVKRVHLELGGKAPFVVFDDADLEAAIHGAVAGSLINTGQDCTAATRAYVHRSRFDEFVEGVAELFAAVKLGDPNDPATDLGPLSSLRQRDAVAGYVERARGYGAKIVAGGEIPAELRGTEFEAGAYYRPTLVAGVSQDSEIVQQELFGPVLVALPFDEDDEAIRLANDTPFGLAASAWTKDLVRAHKASREIKAGCVWINDHIPIISEMPHGGYKQSGYGKDMSAYSLEEYTQVKHVMHDITGTARKEWHRTIFSA, from the coding sequence ATGCACCAGTACATCGCCGGCCGGCTCGAGGACGGCACCGGGAGCGACGAGCTGGCCGTGCTCGACCCCGCCACCGGCCGGGTCGTGGCGGCCTCCACGCACGCCGGCCCCGCGGACGTCGAGCGCGCCGTCGCCGCCGCCCGGGCCGCGCAGCCCGGCTGGGCCGCGGCCACCCCGGGCGAGCGCAGTGCCCTGATGCACAAGCTGGCCGTGATCCTGGACGGGCGCTCGGCGGAGCTGGCCCGGCTCGAGACCTCGCAGACCGGCAAGCCGATCCGGCTCACCACGAACTTCGACGTGCCCGGCACCGTGGACAACGTCGCCTTCTTCGCCGGCGCCGCCCGCCACCTCGAGGGCAAGGCCCAGGCCGAGTACAGCGGCCTGCACGCCTCCTCGATCCGGCGTGAGCCGATCGGCGTGGTCGGCTCGATCGCGCCGTGGAACTACCCGCTGCAGATGGCCGCCTGGAAGATCCTGCCGGCCATCGCCGCCGGCAACACGATCGTGCTCAAGCCGGCCGAGATCACCCCGCTGACCGCCCTCGCCTTCGCCGAGGCGTGCACCGAGGCCGGCCTGCCGGACGGCGTGGTCAACGTCGTCACCGGGCGCGGCCGGATCGCCGGCGAGGCGCTGATCTCGCACCCCGGCGTGGACATGGTCTCCTTCACCGGCTCCACCCCGGTCGGCAAGCGCATCGCCGAGATCGCCGCGCAGAGCGTCAAGCGGGTGCACCTCGAGCTCGGCGGCAAGGCCCCCTTCGTGGTCTTCGACGACGCCGACCTCGAGGCCGCGATCCACGGCGCGGTGGCCGGCTCCCTGATCAACACCGGCCAGGACTGCACCGCCGCCACCCGCGCCTACGTGCACCGCTCCCGCTTCGACGAGTTCGTCGAGGGCGTGGCCGAGCTGTTCGCCGCCGTCAAGCTCGGCGACCCGAACGACCCGGCCACCGACCTCGGCCCGCTCAGCTCCCTGCGCCAGCGCGACGCCGTGGCCGGCTACGTCGAGCGCGCCCGCGGCTACGGCGCCAAGATCGTGGCCGGCGGCGAGATCCCGGCCGAGCTGCGCGGCACCGAGTTCGAGGCCGGCGCCTACTACCGACCCACCCTGGTCGCCGGCGTGAGCCAGGACTCGGAGATCGTGCAGCAGGAGCTGTTCGGCCCGGTCCTGGTGGCACTGCCGTTCGACGAGGACGACGAGGCGATCCGCCTGGCCAACGACACCCCGTTCGGCCTCGCCGCCTCAGCGTGGACCAAGGACCTGGTCCGCGCGCACAAGGCCAGCCGGGAGATCAAGGCCGGCTGCGTCTGGATCAACGATCACATCCCGATCATCAGCGAGATGCCCCACGGCGGATACAAGCAGTCCGGCTACGGCAAGGACATGTCCGCCTACTCCCTCGAGGAGTACACCCAGGTCAAGCATGTCATGCACGACATCACTGGCACCGCCCGCAAGGAGTGGCACCGGACGATTTTCTCGGCCTGA
- a CDS encoding PucR family transcriptional regulator ligand-binding domain-containing protein, whose protein sequence is MSQNPTDPRTPVLTGYPTVAEVLALDAVRQGNPRVVAGTAGLDRRVRWVHVTELTDVREILRGGELVLSTAIAWPDDRESLARYVADLAALGAAGLVVELGRRYPQAPPKPLLLAAEKHRLPVITLGRDTRFVTITEAVHARIIDAQLAELRASEEVHQTFTELAVEGAEPAEVVRQISKMAGHPVVLENLAHQVLVYDATGTTEESLLDGWEGRSRAVRPSTRTAYDERSGWLTTVVGARGQDWGRLVVVCDGIAAPAPSRLVMLAERGAATLALNRLMQRDRETLERQTHRTLLTAILNHAHSSSEISLRARAIGVRLDDKRLVGIVLRLRGHSSSLDYQSRLRELTDHAAAAVRDKRLAALIGAVDEHSVGLLLALGPQDREDAALENFAGTVRKLAGPDGGDFAIAVGTSVGAVRDARRSLLEAVQVADAAIRQTGGPSYHRLVDVRLRGLLHLLRDDARLQTYVERELGPLLAYDTERGTNLVAMLGIYLDQGRNKSAAADAAHLSRPSFYERLHRIERVLGVDLDSVESCLSLHVALLALEAVRNV, encoded by the coding sequence ATGTCCCAGAACCCGACCGACCCGCGCACTCCGGTGCTGACCGGCTACCCGACCGTCGCCGAGGTGCTCGCGCTCGACGCCGTGCGGCAGGGCAACCCCAGGGTCGTGGCCGGCACCGCGGGCCTGGACCGGCGGGTGCGCTGGGTCCACGTGACCGAGCTGACCGACGTACGCGAAATCCTGCGCGGCGGCGAGCTGGTGCTCTCCACCGCGATCGCGTGGCCGGACGACCGCGAGTCGCTGGCCCGCTACGTCGCCGATCTGGCCGCGCTCGGCGCCGCCGGTCTCGTGGTCGAACTGGGCCGGCGCTACCCGCAGGCACCGCCGAAGCCGCTGCTCCTCGCGGCGGAGAAGCACCGTCTGCCGGTCATCACCTTAGGCCGTGATACCCGATTCGTCACTATCACGGAGGCCGTGCACGCCCGCATCATCGACGCGCAGCTGGCCGAGCTCAGGGCCTCCGAGGAGGTGCACCAGACCTTCACCGAGCTCGCCGTGGAGGGCGCGGAGCCGGCCGAGGTGGTGCGCCAGATCAGCAAGATGGCCGGGCATCCGGTGGTGCTGGAGAACCTCGCGCACCAGGTGCTGGTGTACGACGCGACCGGCACGACCGAGGAGTCGCTGCTCGACGGCTGGGAGGGCCGCTCCCGCGCGGTGCGCCCGAGCACGCGCACCGCGTACGACGAACGCTCGGGCTGGCTGACCACCGTGGTGGGAGCGCGCGGGCAGGACTGGGGCCGGCTGGTCGTGGTCTGCGACGGCATCGCGGCCCCCGCGCCGAGCCGCCTGGTGATGCTGGCCGAACGCGGCGCGGCGACGCTCGCGCTGAACCGGCTGATGCAGCGCGACCGGGAGACGCTCGAGCGACAGACCCATCGCACTCTGCTGACCGCGATCCTCAACCACGCGCACTCGTCCTCCGAGATCTCGCTGCGGGCCAGGGCGATCGGCGTGCGGCTGGACGACAAGCGGCTCGTCGGCATCGTGCTGCGGCTGCGCGGACACAGCTCCTCGCTCGACTACCAGTCCCGGCTGCGCGAACTGACCGACCACGCGGCCGCGGCCGTGCGCGACAAGCGGCTCGCCGCGCTGATCGGCGCCGTGGACGAGCACTCGGTGGGACTGCTGCTCGCGCTGGGCCCGCAGGACCGCGAGGACGCCGCGCTGGAGAACTTCGCCGGCACCGTGCGCAAGCTGGCCGGTCCGGACGGCGGCGACTTCGCCATCGCGGTCGGCACCTCGGTCGGTGCGGTGCGAGACGCCCGCCGGTCGCTGCTCGAGGCGGTGCAGGTGGCCGACGCGGCGATCCGGCAGACCGGCGGCCCCTCCTACCACCGGCTCGTCGACGTGCGGCTGCGCGGCCTGCTGCACCTGCTGCGCGACGACGCGCGGCTGCAGACGTACGTCGAGCGCGAGCTCGGCCCGCTGCTGGCCTACGACACCGAGCGCGGCACGAACCTGGTCGCGATGCTCGGCATCTACCTGGATCAGGGCCGGAACAAGTCGGCCGCCGCCGACGCCGCGCACCTGTCGCGACCGTCGTTCTACGAGCGGCTGCACCGGATCGAGCGCGTGCTGGGGGTCGACCTCGACTCGGTCGAGTCCTGCCTCTCCCTGCACGTGGCACTGCTGGCGCTGGAGGCGGTGCGGAACGTCTAG
- a CDS encoding aminobutyraldehyde dehydrogenase, which translates to MVMEPRVLRNIVGGKPAETVGGRTSEIIDPVTEQVIALAPVSEAEDVEKALRAAAEAFKEWRRSTPAARQRALLKLADAVESRAQEFAEVESRNTGKPVGLTRTEELVPIVDQLRFFAGAARLLEGRASGEYMDGHTSSIRREPIGVCAQVTPWNYPLLMAIWKIAPALAAGNTVVLKPSDTTPMSTLLLAEVAQEFFPAGVFNVVCGDRDTGRALVESRIPAMVSITGSVRAGMEVATAAAKDVKRVHLELGGKAPCLVFEDADLDAAAEGISVGGYFNAGQDCTAATRVLVHESVYDAFVQKLTEAAAATKTGLPNDEDVLYGPLNNAGQLTRVQGFIERLPAHATVTTGGSRVGETGYFFAPTVVADLNQDDEIIQNEVFGPVITVQKFSSDEQALEWANGVEYGLASSVWTTSHSRALAFSRDLDFGCVWVNTHIPLVAEMPHGGFGHSGYGKDLSMYGFEDYTRVKHVMSAF; encoded by the coding sequence GTGGTTATGGAGCCTCGCGTGCTGCGCAACATCGTCGGCGGCAAGCCGGCCGAGACCGTCGGCGGACGGACCAGCGAGATCATCGACCCGGTCACCGAGCAGGTGATCGCCCTGGCCCCGGTCTCCGAGGCCGAGGACGTCGAGAAGGCGCTGCGCGCCGCGGCCGAGGCCTTCAAGGAGTGGCGGCGCAGCACTCCGGCGGCCCGGCAGCGGGCTCTGCTCAAGCTGGCCGACGCGGTCGAGTCCCGCGCCCAGGAGTTCGCCGAGGTCGAGTCGCGCAACACCGGCAAGCCGGTGGGCCTCACGCGCACCGAGGAGCTCGTCCCGATCGTGGACCAGCTGCGCTTCTTCGCCGGCGCGGCGCGGCTGCTCGAGGGCCGCGCGTCCGGGGAGTACATGGACGGCCACACCTCCTCGATCCGGCGCGAGCCGATCGGCGTGTGCGCCCAGGTCACGCCGTGGAACTATCCGCTGCTGATGGCGATCTGGAAGATCGCCCCGGCGCTGGCGGCCGGCAACACCGTGGTGCTCAAGCCCTCGGACACCACGCCGATGTCCACGCTGCTGCTCGCCGAGGTCGCCCAGGAATTCTTCCCGGCCGGCGTGTTCAACGTCGTGTGCGGCGACCGGGACACCGGCCGCGCGCTGGTGGAGAGCCGGATTCCGGCGATGGTCTCGATCACCGGTTCGGTCCGCGCCGGTATGGAGGTGGCCACCGCCGCCGCCAAGGACGTCAAGCGGGTGCACCTCGAGCTCGGCGGCAAGGCGCCCTGCCTGGTGTTCGAGGACGCCGATCTGGACGCGGCGGCCGAGGGCATCAGCGTCGGCGGCTACTTCAACGCCGGTCAGGACTGCACCGCGGCGACCCGGGTGCTGGTGCACGAGTCGGTCTACGACGCTTTCGTGCAGAAGCTGACCGAGGCGGCGGCCGCCACCAAGACCGGCCTGCCGAACGACGAGGACGTGCTCTACGGCCCGCTCAACAACGCCGGCCAGCTCACCCGGGTACAGGGCTTCATCGAGCGGCTGCCCGCGCACGCCACCGTCACCACCGGCGGCAGCCGGGTCGGGGAGACGGGTTACTTCTTCGCCCCGACCGTCGTGGCCGACCTGAACCAGGACGACGAGATCATCCAGAACGAGGTCTTCGGCCCGGTCATCACCGTGCAGAAGTTCTCCTCGGACGAGCAGGCCCTGGAGTGGGCCAACGGCGTCGAGTACGGCCTGGCCTCGTCGGTGTGGACCACCTCGCACTCGCGCGCGCTGGCCTTCTCCCGCGACCTGGACTTCGGCTGCGTGTGGGTCAACACCCACATCCCGCTGGTCGCCGAGATGCCGCACGGCGGCTTCGGCCACTCCGGCTACGGCAAGGACCTGTCCATGTACGGGTTCGAGGACTACACCCGCGTCAAGCACGTGATGTCGGCTTTCTGA
- a CDS encoding Lrp/AsnC family transcriptional regulator yields MDGAPRRKNAGVALDPLSKAIIEQLQQDGRRPYATIAKAVGLSEAAVRQRVQRLLDAEVMQVVAVTDPLTVGFNRQAMIGIRCEGDIEPVAEALSGMAEVAYVVATAGSFDLLAEVVAEDDDQLLHIINKRIRAIPQVRSTESFVYLKLHKQTYTWGTR; encoded by the coding sequence ATCGACGGAGCGCCCCGGCGCAAGAACGCGGGCGTGGCGTTGGATCCGCTGTCCAAGGCGATCATCGAACAGCTCCAGCAGGACGGCCGGCGTCCCTACGCGACCATCGCCAAAGCGGTGGGACTGTCCGAAGCCGCGGTGCGCCAGCGGGTGCAGCGGCTGCTGGACGCGGAGGTCATGCAGGTCGTGGCGGTGACCGACCCGCTCACGGTCGGGTTCAACCGCCAGGCGATGATCGGGATTCGGTGCGAAGGTGATATCGAACCGGTCGCCGAGGCGCTGTCCGGCATGGCCGAGGTGGCCTACGTGGTCGCCACCGCGGGTTCCTTCGATCTGCTCGCGGAGGTGGTCGCCGAGGACGACGACCAGCTGCTGCACATCATCAACAAGAGGATCCGAGCGATCCCGCAGGTCCGGAGCACCGAGAGTTTCGTGTACCTGAAACTGCACAAACAGACCTACACCTGGGGTACGAGATGA
- a CDS encoding aspartate aminotransferase family protein yields the protein MTTADSRAYDHLWMHFTRMSSYKDNPVPTIVKGEGAYIWDANGRKYLDGLAGLFVVQAGHGRAELAEAAAKQAKELAFFPVWSYAHPHAIDLADRLAGYAPGDLNKVFFTTGGGEAVETAWKLAKQYFKLVGKPMKHKVISRAVAYHGTPHGALSITGIPDAKKYFEPLVPGAHKVPNTNFYRAEEISGVPELGADLERFGRWAADQVEATILAEGPDTVAAVFVEPVQNSGGCFPPPPGYFQRLREICDTYDVLLVSDEVICAFGRVGTMFACDKFGYVPDIITCAKGMTSGYSPIGAAIVSDRIAEPFYQGTNYFPHGYTFGGHPVSAAVAMANLDLFEREGLNERVLKNEQAFRTTLEKLHDLPIVGDVRGDGYFYGIELVKDKATKTTFDEDESERLLRGFLSKALFDAGLYCRADDRGDPVVQLAPPLIAGQEQFDEIEQILRSVLTEAWTRL from the coding sequence ATGACCACTGCCGACAGCCGGGCCTACGACCACCTTTGGATGCACTTCACCCGGATGTCCTCGTACAAGGACAACCCCGTGCCCACGATCGTCAAGGGCGAGGGCGCCTACATCTGGGACGCGAACGGCCGCAAGTACCTCGACGGCCTGGCCGGCCTGTTCGTGGTGCAGGCCGGGCACGGCCGGGCCGAGCTGGCCGAGGCCGCGGCGAAGCAGGCCAAGGAGCTCGCGTTCTTCCCGGTCTGGTCCTACGCCCACCCGCACGCGATCGACCTCGCCGACCGGCTCGCCGGCTACGCCCCGGGCGACCTGAACAAGGTCTTCTTCACCACCGGCGGCGGCGAGGCGGTGGAGACCGCCTGGAAGCTGGCCAAGCAGTACTTCAAGCTGGTCGGCAAGCCGATGAAGCACAAGGTGATCAGCCGCGCGGTGGCCTACCACGGCACCCCGCACGGCGCCCTGTCGATCACCGGCATCCCGGACGCCAAGAAGTACTTCGAGCCGCTGGTGCCGGGCGCGCACAAGGTGCCCAACACGAACTTCTACCGGGCCGAGGAGATCTCCGGCGTGCCGGAGCTCGGCGCGGACCTCGAGCGCTTCGGCCGCTGGGCCGCGGACCAGGTCGAGGCGACGATCCTGGCCGAGGGCCCGGACACGGTGGCCGCGGTCTTCGTCGAGCCGGTGCAGAACTCCGGCGGCTGCTTCCCGCCGCCGCCCGGGTACTTCCAGCGGCTGCGCGAGATCTGCGACACCTACGACGTGCTGCTGGTCTCGGACGAGGTCATCTGCGCCTTCGGCCGGGTGGGCACGATGTTCGCCTGCGACAAGTTCGGCTACGTCCCGGACATCATCACCTGCGCCAAGGGCATGACCTCGGGCTACTCCCCGATCGGCGCCGCGATCGTCTCCGACCGCATCGCCGAGCCCTTCTACCAGGGCACGAACTACTTCCCGCACGGCTACACCTTCGGCGGCCACCCGGTCTCGGCCGCGGTCGCGATGGCCAACCTGGACCTGTTCGAGCGTGAGGGCCTCAACGAGCGCGTGCTCAAGAACGAGCAGGCCTTCCGGACCACCCTGGAGAAGCTGCACGACCTGCCGATCGTGGGCGACGTGCGCGGCGACGGCTACTTCTACGGCATCGAGCTGGTCAAGGACAAGGCGACCAAGACCACGTTCGACGAGGACGAGTCCGAGCGCCTGCTGCGCGGCTTCCTGTCCAAGGCGCTGTTCGACGCCGGCCTGTACTGCCGCGCCGACGACCGCGGCGACCCGGTGGTGCAGCTGGCCCCGCCGCTGATCGCCGGCCAGGAGCAGTTCGACGAGATCGAGCAGATCCTGCGCTCCGTGCTCACCGAAGCCTGGACGAGGCTGTAA
- a CDS encoding pyridoxamine 5'-phosphate oxidase family protein: MDALLANPGCTERTRVRRLPEHAVRDRSALHQLLDAALVGHLAAADETGQPYVLPVAYARSGESVLFHGSSASRLFRLCAAGVPVCFTVTELDGLVLARSAFESSMNYRSAMVLGHCTVLHGRTKELGLRQIGEHLMPGRWEEIRAPSAQELKATAVLELPLDECSLKVSDGGPTDDSADLALPVWAGRLPLVRQWGEPVPADDLAPEHARIPEYIDRWRQRIS, translated from the coding sequence ATGGATGCTTTGCTCGCGAACCCGGGTTGCACCGAGCGGACCCGGGTTCGCCGCCTCCCCGAACACGCCGTGCGGGATCGCAGCGCGCTGCATCAACTGCTGGACGCCGCGCTGGTCGGCCACCTCGCCGCGGCCGACGAGACGGGCCAGCCGTACGTGTTGCCCGTCGCGTACGCCCGCTCGGGCGAATCGGTGCTCTTCCACGGCTCGAGCGCGAGCCGGCTCTTCCGGCTCTGCGCGGCCGGAGTGCCGGTGTGCTTCACCGTCACCGAGCTCGACGGGCTCGTCCTAGCCCGCTCGGCCTTCGAGTCGTCGATGAACTACCGCAGCGCGATGGTGCTCGGCCACTGCACCGTTCTGCACGGCCGGACCAAGGAACTGGGGCTGCGTCAGATCGGCGAGCACCTCATGCCCGGCCGCTGGGAGGAGATCCGCGCGCCTTCGGCCCAGGAGCTCAAGGCCACCGCAGTGCTCGAACTCCCGCTGGACGAGTGCTCGCTGAAGGTCTCCGACGGCGGTCCGACCGACGACTCGGCGGACCTCGCGCTTCCGGTCTGGGCGGGCCGGCTGCCGCTGGTACGGCAGTGGGGCGAGCCCGTGCCGGCCGACGACCTCGCCCCCGAGCACGCCCGCATACCCGAGTACATCGACCGCTGGCGACAGCGGATCAGCTAA